A single window of Streptomyces aquilus DNA harbors:
- the fdhF gene encoding formate dehydrogenase subunit alpha, with amino-acid sequence MTLLKEPDFGTPERPGPATVSVEIDGLPVTVPEGTSVMRAAAEAGVDIPKLCATDSLDAFGSCRLCVVEIDGRRGTPASCTTPCADGMKVSTQTPKVEKLRQGVMELYISDHPLDCLTCPANGDCELQDMAGVVGLRQVRYGYEGANHLDAEKDTSNPYFDFDPSKCIACSRCVRACGEVQGTFALTIEGRGFDSKVSPGAGESFMDSECVSCGACVQACPTSTLQERSVVELGMPTRSVVTTCAYCGVGCSFKAELRGDELVRMVPYKDGGANEGHSCVKGRFAFGYATHPDRVLKPMVRDRITDPWREVEWDEAIGTVARRMREIQDRHGSGAVGAITSSRCTNEEVYVVQKMVRAAFGNNNVDTCARVCHSPTGYGLKQTFGESAGTQDFRSVAQADVIMVIGANPTDGHPVFASRMKRRLREGAKLIVVDPRRIDLVRSPHIEAEHHLQLRPSTNVAVVNAMAHVVVTENLVDRDFVTARCEGFDDWAEFVARPENSPESVEEITGVPAAELRAAARLYATAPNGAIYYGLGVTEHSQGSTMVMGMANLAMACGNIGRDGVGVNPLRGQNNVQGSCDMGSFPHELPGYRHVSDDAVRTVFENLWGGTLLAEPGLRIPNMFDAAIDGSFRGLFVHGEDIAQSDPNLKHVTAALEAMELVVVQDLFLNETAKFAHVFLPGASFLEKDGTFTNAERRINRVRAVMKPKTGKHEWQIVSEIATAMGYPMAYDHPGQIMDEIAAVTPTFTGVSFELLDKLGSVQWPCNEEAPEGTPIMHVDEFVRGKGRFVVTSYVPTNERSTRRFPLVLTTGRILSQYNVGAQTRRTGNVAWHPEDILELHPHDAEDRGIKNGDMVTLASRVGETTLRAEISDRMPTGVVYTTFHHPVTGANVVTTENSDWATNCPEYKVTAVQVGLATAGS; translated from the coding sequence ATGACGCTCCTCAAGGAACCCGACTTCGGAACACCGGAGCGACCGGGCCCGGCCACGGTCTCCGTCGAGATCGACGGCCTGCCGGTGACCGTCCCCGAGGGCACCTCGGTGATGCGCGCCGCGGCGGAAGCCGGCGTCGACATACCCAAGTTGTGCGCCACCGACAGCCTGGACGCCTTCGGCTCCTGCCGCCTGTGCGTGGTCGAGATCGACGGCCGCCGCGGCACCCCGGCCTCCTGCACCACCCCCTGCGCCGACGGCATGAAGGTGAGCACCCAGACACCGAAGGTGGAGAAGCTCCGCCAGGGCGTCATGGAGCTCTACATCTCCGACCATCCCCTGGACTGCCTGACCTGCCCCGCCAACGGCGACTGCGAACTCCAGGACATGGCAGGCGTGGTGGGCCTCCGGCAGGTCCGCTACGGCTACGAGGGCGCCAACCACCTCGACGCCGAGAAGGACACCTCCAACCCCTACTTCGACTTCGACCCGTCCAAGTGCATCGCCTGCTCCCGCTGCGTGCGCGCCTGCGGGGAGGTCCAGGGCACGTTCGCGCTCACCATCGAGGGCCGCGGCTTCGACAGCAAGGTCTCACCGGGCGCGGGGGAGTCCTTCATGGACTCCGAGTGCGTGTCCTGCGGCGCCTGCGTCCAGGCCTGTCCGACCTCCACGCTCCAGGAGCGCTCGGTCGTCGAACTCGGCATGCCCACCAGGTCGGTTGTCACCACCTGCGCCTACTGCGGCGTCGGCTGCTCCTTCAAGGCCGAGCTGCGCGGCGACGAACTCGTGCGCATGGTCCCGTACAAGGACGGCGGCGCCAACGAGGGCCACTCCTGTGTGAAGGGCCGCTTCGCCTTCGGCTACGCCACCCACCCCGACCGCGTGCTCAAGCCGATGGTCCGCGACCGGATCACCGACCCGTGGCGCGAGGTCGAGTGGGACGAGGCGATCGGCACGGTCGCCCGCCGGATGCGCGAGATCCAGGACCGGCACGGCTCGGGCGCGGTCGGCGCCATCACCTCCTCCCGCTGCACCAACGAGGAGGTGTACGTCGTCCAGAAGATGGTCCGCGCGGCCTTCGGCAACAACAACGTCGACACCTGCGCCCGCGTCTGCCACTCCCCGACGGGCTACGGCCTCAAGCAGACCTTCGGCGAGTCGGCGGGCACCCAGGACTTCCGCTCGGTCGCGCAGGCCGACGTCATCATGGTCATCGGCGCCAACCCCACGGACGGGCACCCGGTGTTCGCCTCCCGGATGAAGCGCCGGCTGCGCGAGGGCGCGAAGCTCATCGTGGTCGACCCGCGCCGCATCGACCTGGTCCGCTCGCCGCACATCGAGGCCGAGCACCACCTCCAGCTGCGGCCCAGCACCAACGTGGCCGTGGTCAACGCCATGGCCCACGTCGTCGTCACCGAGAACCTGGTCGACCGGGACTTCGTGACCGCGCGCTGCGAAGGCTTCGACGACTGGGCGGAGTTCGTCGCCCGCCCCGAGAACAGCCCGGAGTCGGTCGAGGAGATCACCGGCGTACCCGCCGCCGAACTCCGCGCCGCCGCACGGCTGTACGCGACCGCGCCCAACGGCGCCATCTACTACGGCCTCGGCGTCACCGAGCACAGCCAGGGCTCGACCATGGTCATGGGGATGGCCAACCTCGCGATGGCGTGCGGCAACATCGGCCGTGACGGTGTCGGCGTGAACCCGCTGCGCGGCCAGAACAACGTCCAGGGCTCCTGCGACATGGGCTCCTTCCCGCACGAACTCCCCGGCTACCGCCACGTCTCGGACGACGCGGTACGCACCGTCTTCGAGAACCTCTGGGGCGGAACCCTCCTCGCCGAGCCGGGACTTCGCATCCCCAACATGTTCGACGCGGCCATCGACGGCTCCTTCCGCGGCCTGTTCGTGCACGGCGAGGACATCGCCCAGTCCGACCCCAACCTGAAGCACGTCACCGCCGCCCTCGAAGCCATGGAACTGGTCGTCGTCCAGGACCTGTTCCTCAACGAGACCGCCAAGTTCGCGCACGTCTTCCTGCCCGGCGCCTCCTTCCTGGAGAAGGACGGCACCTTCACCAACGCGGAGCGCCGCATCAACCGCGTCCGCGCGGTGATGAAGCCCAAGACCGGCAAGCACGAGTGGCAGATCGTGAGCGAGATCGCCACCGCCATGGGCTACCCGATGGCGTACGACCACCCGGGTCAGATCATGGACGAGATCGCCGCCGTCACCCCCACCTTCACCGGCGTCTCCTTCGAGCTGCTCGACAAGCTCGGCAGCGTGCAGTGGCCCTGCAACGAGGAGGCCCCGGAGGGCACGCCCATCATGCACGTGGACGAATTCGTGCGCGGCAAGGGCAGGTTCGTGGTCACGTCGTACGTCCCCACCAACGAACGCAGCACCAGGCGCTTCCCGTTGGTCCTGACGACCGGCCGCATCCTCAGCCAGTACAACGTCGGCGCGCAGACCCGCCGTACCGGCAATGTCGCCTGGCACCCCGAGGACATCCTGGAACTGCATCCGCATGACGCGGAGGACCGGGGCATCAAGAACGGTGACATGGTCACCCTGGCCAGTCGGGTCGGTGAGACCACCCTGCGCGCGGAGATCTCCGACCGGATGCCGACCGGGGTCGTCTACACGACCTTCCACCACCCGGTGACCGGCGCGAACGTCGTGACCACCGAGAACTCCGACTGGGCCACCAACTGCCCGGAGTACAAGGTCACCGCCGTGCAGGTCGGCCTGGCGACGGCGGGGAGCTGA
- a CDS encoding formate dehydrogenase subunit delta yields the protein MTATVPSEQRMANDIARNLGHLPQERAAEEIAGHIGRFWDPRMRARLDAYVDAGADGLDPLVVAAVKLLR from the coding sequence ATGACCGCGACCGTGCCGTCCGAGCAACGGATGGCGAACGACATCGCCAGGAACCTCGGGCATCTGCCCCAGGAGCGGGCGGCGGAGGAGATCGCGGGGCACATCGGCCGGTTCTGGGACCCGCGGATGCGCGCCCGGCTGGACGCGTACGTCGACGCCGGCGCGGACGGCCTCGACCCCCTGGTGGTCGCCGCGGTGAAGCTCCTGCGCTGA
- a CDS encoding LysR family transcriptional regulator, with amino-acid sequence MLFRQLEYFVAVARERHFARAAESCFVSQPALSAAIAKLERELNVTLINRGHTYQGLTPEGERLVVWAKRILAEQDAFKAEVAAVQSGITGTLRLGTDPTASTTLALPVAAFCAAHPLAKVQVRSRLSTKELHRQLRDFELDVAIAHFDPGDQEGLQVVPLYQERYMLLVSDDQPVTQSATVTWADAAQLPLALLTPDMRIRQIVDTVFAEKGFVVTPQIETDSIASLYAHVGGGGWASIVPHTWLRAMPVVGRTRAVPLVDPEAGAQVSVAIHAGTPGSVAARAFVNAATGLSLDDVFARPLPADHLVRAVP; translated from the coding sequence ATGCTGTTCCGGCAGCTTGAGTACTTCGTGGCGGTGGCGCGGGAGCGTCATTTCGCCCGGGCGGCCGAATCCTGCTTCGTGTCGCAGCCGGCGCTGTCGGCGGCGATCGCCAAGCTGGAACGGGAGTTGAACGTCACCCTCATCAACCGCGGCCACACCTACCAGGGCCTCACCCCGGAAGGCGAGCGGCTCGTCGTCTGGGCCAAACGGATCCTCGCCGAACAGGACGCCTTCAAGGCCGAGGTGGCCGCGGTCCAGTCCGGCATCACCGGCACCCTGCGGCTCGGCACCGACCCCACGGCCTCGACGACCCTGGCCCTGCCCGTCGCCGCGTTCTGCGCCGCCCACCCGCTGGCCAAGGTGCAGGTGCGCTCCCGGCTGTCGACCAAGGAACTCCACCGCCAGCTCCGCGACTTCGAACTCGACGTGGCGATCGCCCACTTCGACCCCGGCGACCAGGAGGGCCTCCAGGTCGTCCCCCTGTACCAGGAGCGGTACATGCTGCTGGTGTCGGACGACCAGCCGGTCACCCAGTCCGCCACCGTCACCTGGGCGGACGCGGCCCAACTGCCGCTCGCCCTGCTGACACCCGACATGCGCATCCGGCAGATCGTCGACACCGTCTTCGCCGAGAAGGGGTTCGTGGTGACCCCGCAGATCGAGACGGACTCGATCGCCTCCCTCTACGCGCATGTGGGCGGCGGCGGTTGGGCGAGCATCGTCCCGCACACCTGGCTGCGCGCGATGCCGGTCGTCGGCCGCACCCGGGCGGTGCCCCTGGTCGATCCGGAGGCCGGCGCCCAGGTCTCGGTGGCGATCCATGCCGGAACCCCCGGCTCGGTCGCCGCCCGCGCCTTCGTCAACGCGGCGACGGGCCTGTCCCTGGACGACGTCTTCGCCCGCCCGCTGCCCGCCGACCACCTCGTGCGCGCCGTCCCCTGA
- a CDS encoding FadD7 family fatty acid--CoA ligase: MAAVVAAAVRDADRYRPPTLTGLVDLLDRQARERPYARALVVGGERVHLSYRALAALADDVAARLGGAGLRRGDAVGVLSANTAEFVVALFGAARAGLVVAPLDPALPMAQLSARVSALGARGVLVGPPVADTRLPVQAWPLRVGVSRAGTASVTLDVGPAAHLPRAAAELSGDDALVMFTAGTSARAKMVPLTHTNVTASVRNICATYELGPRDATVAVMPFFHGHGLFAALLASLASGGCVLLPERGRFSATTFWDDMRAVAATWFTAVPALHEILLDRSEQEYPGPQAPPLKFVRSCSAPLNTATQRALERTFGAPLLSAYGMTESSHQATSEPLPGRGELKQGSVGRPTGVEVRVVGPGGIPCPVGVEGEVWVQGPTVARGYLGDADETSYTFVDGWLRTGDLGLLDADGYLSLTGRITNLINRGGEKIAPEHVEDILAGCPGVAEAAVFAVPDATYGQRVGAAVVVRDGEGVDAAEILRYCRDRLAAFEVPDRLEVVDALPYTAKGGLDRKAVQARYAP; this comes from the coding sequence ATGGCCGCTGTGGTCGCGGCAGCCGTGCGCGACGCGGATCGGTACCGGCCTCCGACGCTGACGGGCCTGGTCGATCTCCTCGACCGGCAGGCCCGGGAACGTCCGTACGCCCGTGCTCTGGTCGTCGGCGGTGAGCGGGTCCACCTGTCCTACCGCGCCCTCGCCGCCCTGGCCGACGACGTGGCCGCCCGGCTCGGCGGGGCCGGGCTGCGACGCGGTGACGCGGTCGGGGTGCTGTCCGCCAACACGGCCGAGTTCGTCGTGGCGTTGTTCGGGGCGGCTCGGGCCGGGCTGGTGGTCGCGCCGTTGGACCCGGCGCTTCCGATGGCCCAACTCTCGGCCCGGGTAAGTGCTTTGGGCGCCCGGGGCGTTCTGGTGGGGCCGCCCGTCGCGGACACCCGACTGCCGGTGCAGGCGTGGCCCTTGCGCGTCGGCGTCTCCCGGGCGGGCACGGCCTCGGTCACCCTCGACGTCGGCCCCGCGGCCCATCTGCCGCGAGCCGCCGCCGAGTTGTCGGGCGACGACGCCCTCGTGATGTTCACCGCCGGGACCAGCGCGCGGGCGAAGATGGTCCCGCTGACCCATACGAACGTCACGGCGTCCGTACGGAACATCTGCGCCACTTACGAGTTGGGCCCCCGGGACGCGACGGTCGCGGTGATGCCGTTCTTCCACGGACACGGGCTGTTCGCGGCACTGCTGGCCTCGCTGGCGAGCGGCGGCTGTGTGCTGCTGCCCGAGCGGGGGCGGTTCTCCGCGACGACGTTCTGGGACGACATGCGGGCAGTGGCCGCCACGTGGTTCACGGCGGTCCCGGCCCTGCACGAGATCCTGCTGGACCGGTCGGAGCAGGAGTACCCGGGGCCGCAGGCGCCACCGCTGAAGTTCGTCCGCAGTTGCAGCGCTCCGCTCAACACGGCCACCCAGCGGGCGTTGGAGCGCACGTTCGGCGCACCCCTGCTGTCCGCGTACGGGATGACCGAGTCCTCGCACCAGGCGACCAGTGAACCCCTGCCGGGGCGGGGGGAGTTGAAGCAGGGCTCGGTCGGCCGGCCGACCGGTGTCGAGGTCCGGGTCGTCGGACCCGGTGGGATTCCCTGCCCCGTGGGTGTGGAGGGCGAGGTGTGGGTGCAGGGGCCCACGGTCGCCCGCGGGTATCTCGGCGACGCGGACGAGACGTCGTACACCTTCGTCGACGGCTGGCTGCGCACCGGTGACCTGGGCCTGCTGGACGCGGACGGGTATCTGTCGCTGACCGGGCGGATCACGAACCTCATCAACCGCGGTGGCGAGAAGATCGCGCCCGAGCATGTGGAGGACATCCTCGCCGGCTGCCCGGGGGTGGCGGAGGCGGCCGTGTTCGCCGTACCGGACGCGACGTACGGGCAGCGGGTCGGGGCCGCCGTGGTGGTGCGCGACGGTGAGGGCGTGGACGCGGCGGAGATCCTGCGGTACTGCCGGGACCGGCTCGCCGCGTTCGAGGTGCCCGACCGGCTCGAAGTGGTCGACGCGCTGCCGTACACCGCCAAGGGAGGGCTCGACCGGAAGGCCGTACAGGCCCGGTACGCGCCGTGA
- the oxc gene encoding oxalyl-CoA decarboxylase, with protein sequence MTAPSTQETAAAADVPTEQLTDGYHLVVDALKMNDVDTIYGVVGIPITDLARLAQAQGIRYIGFRHESNAGHAAAAAGYLTKKPGVALTVSAPGFLNGLVALANATTNCFPMVQISGSSERHLVDLKQGDYEEMDQLAAAQPFVKAAYRVSRVEDIGRGIARALRTAISGRPGGVYLDIPAAVLGAIMPKADGDRTLSRLVDPAPRQLPAPDAVDRAIELLASAERPLIVLGKGAAYAQADDKVREFIESTGIPYVPMSMAKGLLPDDHPQSAATARSLALKKADVVMLIGARLNWLLGHGQAGWNPDAKFVQIDIDPKEMDSNQPIAAPLVGDIESVLDALAERTKPGQIQAPSAWRDELGARSAQNVAKMAQRLAADPHPMQFMGALKAVRDVIHARPETYLVNEGANALDIARNVIDMHVPRHRLDSGTWGVMGIGMGYAIAAAVESGQPVVAVEGDSAFGFSGIEIETICRYRLPVVTVIMNNGGVYRGDDTNPYDDAPAPTTLMSAARHDLLIEAFGGKGYRATTPAEVTAALTEALASGGPALIDCVIDPSAGTESGHISHLNPKGITVGNITPAKK encoded by the coding sequence ATGACCGCCCCCTCGACACAGGAGACCGCGGCAGCAGCCGACGTGCCGACCGAGCAGCTGACCGACGGGTACCACCTGGTCGTCGACGCGCTCAAGATGAACGACGTCGACACCATCTACGGGGTCGTCGGCATCCCCATCACCGACCTCGCCCGCCTCGCTCAGGCCCAGGGCATCCGCTACATCGGCTTCCGGCACGAGAGCAACGCCGGACACGCGGCCGCCGCCGCCGGCTACCTCACCAAGAAGCCGGGCGTGGCCCTCACGGTGTCGGCACCGGGCTTCCTCAACGGCCTCGTCGCGCTGGCGAACGCGACCACCAACTGCTTCCCCATGGTGCAGATCTCCGGCTCCAGCGAGCGCCACCTCGTCGACCTCAAGCAGGGCGACTACGAGGAGATGGACCAGCTGGCCGCCGCCCAGCCGTTCGTCAAAGCCGCGTACCGCGTCAGCCGCGTCGAGGACATCGGCCGCGGTATCGCCCGCGCCCTGCGCACCGCGATCTCCGGGCGCCCCGGCGGTGTCTATCTCGACATCCCCGCCGCGGTGCTCGGCGCCATCATGCCCAAGGCGGACGGCGACCGGACCCTGAGCCGCCTCGTCGACCCCGCGCCGCGTCAACTCCCCGCCCCCGACGCCGTGGACCGCGCGATCGAGCTGCTGGCCTCCGCCGAGCGCCCACTGATCGTGCTGGGCAAGGGCGCCGCGTACGCCCAAGCGGACGACAAGGTACGGGAGTTCATCGAGTCCACCGGCATCCCGTACGTACCGATGTCGATGGCGAAGGGCCTGCTGCCCGACGACCACCCGCAGTCCGCGGCCACCGCCCGCTCCCTGGCCCTGAAGAAGGCCGACGTCGTCATGCTGATCGGCGCCCGCCTCAACTGGCTCCTCGGCCATGGCCAGGCGGGCTGGAACCCGGACGCCAAGTTCGTCCAGATCGACATCGACCCCAAGGAGATGGACAGCAACCAGCCCATCGCCGCGCCGCTCGTCGGCGACATCGAGTCGGTGCTCGACGCGCTCGCCGAACGCACCAAGCCCGGCCAGATCCAGGCCCCTTCGGCCTGGCGCGACGAACTCGGGGCGCGCTCCGCGCAGAACGTCGCCAAGATGGCCCAGCGGCTGGCGGCCGACCCGCACCCCATGCAGTTCATGGGCGCCCTGAAGGCCGTACGCGACGTCATCCACGCGCGCCCGGAGACGTACCTCGTCAACGAGGGCGCCAACGCCCTGGACATCGCGCGCAACGTCATCGACATGCACGTACCGCGCCACCGCCTCGACAGCGGCACCTGGGGCGTCATGGGCATCGGCATGGGGTACGCCATCGCCGCCGCCGTCGAGAGCGGACAGCCGGTCGTGGCCGTCGAGGGCGACAGCGCCTTCGGGTTCAGCGGCATCGAGATCGAGACGATCTGCCGCTACCGGCTCCCGGTCGTCACCGTGATCATGAACAACGGCGGCGTCTACCGCGGCGACGACACCAACCCGTACGACGACGCCCCCGCGCCCACCACGCTCATGTCGGCGGCCCGCCACGACCTCCTCATCGAGGCGTTCGGCGGCAAGGGCTACCGCGCCACCACCCCCGCCGAGGTCACCGCCGCCCTCACCGAGGCCCTCGCCTCCGGCGGCCCGGCGCTGATCGACTGCGTCATCGACCCCTCGGCCGGCACCGAGAGCGGCCACATCTCGCACCTCAACCCCAAGGGCATCACCGTCGGCAACATCACGCCGGCCAAGAAGTGA
- the frc gene encoding formyl-CoA transferase, with amino-acid sequence MSEKPLAGIKVIDFTGVQAGPACTQMLAWFGADVLKVERPNGGDVTRRQLRDIEDLDALYFTMLNSNKRSLAINTKTPEGKEVLEKLIKDADVLVENFAPGALDRMGFTWERIQELNPRLIFGSVKGFNDQSSWNDLKVYENVAQCAGGAASTTGFWDGPPTISGAALGDTNTGMHLAIGILTAIIDRNKTGRGQKVSVSMQDAVLNLCRVKLRDQQRLERVGYLEEYPQYPNGEFTDVVPRGGNAGGGGQPGWVLKCKGWETDPNAYIYFTVQEQNWKRTAEVIGHPEWAEDPEYATARARQSHIFEIFAEIEKWLADKTKYEAVNILREWEVPCAPVMSMKEIAYDEDLRKSGTVVEVEQKERGTYLTVGSPVKFSSFKPDITGAPLLGEHSSEVLVELGYDEETIGRLKETGVIV; translated from the coding sequence ATGAGTGAAAAGCCGCTCGCCGGAATCAAGGTGATCGACTTCACCGGGGTCCAGGCCGGTCCCGCCTGCACGCAGATGCTCGCCTGGTTCGGCGCCGACGTCCTGAAGGTGGAGCGCCCCAACGGCGGCGACGTGACGCGCCGTCAGCTCAGGGACATCGAGGACCTCGACGCGCTCTACTTCACGATGCTCAACAGCAACAAGCGCTCCCTCGCCATCAACACCAAGACCCCCGAGGGCAAGGAGGTGCTGGAGAAGCTCATCAAAGACGCCGACGTCCTGGTGGAGAACTTCGCGCCCGGCGCCCTGGACCGCATGGGCTTCACCTGGGAGCGCATCCAGGAGCTGAACCCGCGCCTCATCTTCGGCTCGGTGAAGGGCTTCAACGACCAGTCGTCCTGGAACGACCTCAAGGTCTACGAGAACGTCGCCCAGTGCGCCGGCGGTGCCGCCTCCACCACCGGCTTCTGGGACGGCCCGCCGACCATCTCCGGCGCCGCCCTCGGCGACACCAACACCGGGATGCACCTGGCGATCGGCATCCTCACCGCGATCATCGACCGGAACAAGACCGGCAGGGGCCAGAAGGTCTCCGTCTCCATGCAGGACGCCGTCCTCAACCTCTGCCGCGTCAAGCTGCGCGACCAGCAGCGCCTGGAGCGGGTCGGCTACCTGGAGGAGTACCCCCAGTACCCCAACGGCGAGTTCACCGACGTCGTCCCGCGCGGCGGCAACGCGGGCGGCGGCGGCCAGCCCGGCTGGGTGCTCAAGTGCAAGGGCTGGGAGACCGACCCGAACGCGTACATCTACTTCACCGTCCAGGAGCAGAACTGGAAGCGGACGGCCGAGGTGATCGGCCACCCCGAGTGGGCCGAGGACCCCGAGTACGCCACCGCGCGCGCCCGGCAGTCGCACATCTTCGAGATCTTCGCGGAGATCGAGAAGTGGCTCGCCGACAAGACCAAGTACGAGGCGGTGAACATCCTGCGCGAGTGGGAGGTGCCCTGCGCCCCCGTGATGAGCATGAAGGAGATCGCCTACGACGAGGACCTGCGCAAGAGCGGCACGGTCGTCGAGGTCGAGCAGAAGGAACGCGGCACCTATCTCACCGTGGGCAGCCCGGTGAAGTTCTCCTCCTTCAAGCCCGACATCACCGGCGCCCCGCTGCTCGGCGAGCACAGCTCCGAGGTGCTGGTCGAACTCGGCTACGACGAGGAGACCATCGGCCGCCTGAAGGAGACCGGCGTCATCGTGTAG
- a CDS encoding PAS domain S-box protein, producing the protein MEDLHPEVVLGMAAQAPDGIVIIDGDGLIRYWNQGAERIFGFSAADVDGRSLDVIIPEKHRKRHWDGFQGAMDRGTSKYGEADLLNVPALAADGRRISIEFSVVMLPAADGDMYCGAVIRDVTARRERERELMRRRAEAAV; encoded by the coding sequence ATGGAAGATCTGCATCCCGAGGTGGTCCTGGGAATGGCCGCCCAGGCGCCCGACGGCATCGTGATCATCGACGGCGACGGACTCATCCGGTACTGGAACCAAGGCGCGGAGCGTATCTTCGGGTTCTCGGCGGCCGACGTGGACGGGCGAAGTCTGGACGTCATCATCCCGGAGAAGCACCGCAAGCGGCACTGGGACGGCTTCCAGGGGGCCATGGACCGCGGCACCAGCAAGTACGGAGAGGCCGATCTGCTGAACGTGCCCGCGCTGGCCGCGGACGGGCGCAGGATCTCCATCGAGTTCAGCGTGGTCATGCTCCCGGCCGCCGACGGTGACATGTACTGCGGTGCGGTCATCCGGGATGTGACCGCGCGGCGCGAGCGGGAGCGGGAGTTGATGCGACGGCGTGCCGAGGCCGCCGTCTGA
- a CDS encoding GntR family transcriptional regulator produces the protein MLSTTGLPQGAVPKLERPGPLRDRVYEALLELITTRALQPGQHLVESELAGHLGVSRQPVREALQRLSTEGWVDLRPAQGAFVHEPTEEEADQLLTVRTLLEAEAARLAAANADSTAIAALEELCAEGERAVATDDVDGAVAMNARLHAKIMELAGNDVLAELAAQVDRRVRWYYTPVARQRGQQSWTEHRELIAAIADRDEQRAIEAMRTHTEQTRKMYHERGNRPRRR, from the coding sequence ATGTTGTCGACGACTGGCCTGCCACAGGGTGCGGTACCCAAGCTCGAACGTCCCGGCCCGCTGCGCGACCGTGTGTACGAGGCGCTCCTCGAACTCATCACCACCCGCGCTCTCCAGCCCGGCCAGCACCTGGTGGAGAGCGAGCTCGCCGGGCATCTGGGTGTCTCGCGTCAGCCGGTGCGCGAGGCGCTGCAACGGCTCAGCACCGAGGGATGGGTGGATCTGCGCCCGGCGCAGGGCGCGTTCGTGCACGAACCGACAGAGGAGGAGGCCGACCAGCTCCTCACCGTCCGCACCCTCCTGGAGGCCGAGGCGGCCCGGCTCGCCGCGGCCAACGCCGACAGCACGGCCATCGCCGCCCTCGAGGAACTGTGCGCCGAGGGTGAGCGGGCCGTCGCGACCGACGACGTGGACGGCGCGGTCGCGATGAACGCCCGGCTGCACGCGAAGATCATGGAGCTCGCGGGCAACGACGTCCTGGCGGAGCTGGCCGCCCAGGTCGACCGGCGGGTCCGCTGGTACTACACGCCGGTCGCGCGGCAGCGCGGACAGCAGTCCTGGACCGAGCACCGCGAACTGATCGCCGCGATCGCGGACCGCGACGAACAGCGGGCGATCGAGGCCATGCGGACCCACACCGAGCAGACCCGGAAGATGTACCACGAGCGAGGGAACCGGCCGCGCCGACGGTAA